Proteins from one Amycolatopsis benzoatilytica AK 16/65 genomic window:
- a CDS encoding GNAT family N-acetyltransferase, translated as MLRPDYPINTERLVLRPFKDDDLDALNSFQSRADVARYLYWGPRSRAESAAALAKRIHSSTLSEEGQLLAVAVELAETGQLIGDLNLEYLSAEHRCGEIGFVFHPDHHGKGLAREAARELLRLGFEDLGLHRVIGRCDGRNTASATLMERLGMRQEAHLRENEIVKGVWTDELVYAMLEDEWKAAAARAE; from the coding sequence ATGCTCAGGCCGGACTACCCGATCAACACCGAGCGCCTCGTACTGCGCCCCTTCAAGGACGACGACCTCGATGCCTTGAACTCCTTCCAATCCCGCGCGGACGTGGCCCGCTACCTCTACTGGGGACCGCGCAGCCGCGCGGAATCCGCCGCGGCGCTGGCAAAGCGCATCCACAGCTCCACCCTGTCCGAGGAAGGACAGCTGCTCGCCGTCGCCGTCGAACTCGCCGAGACCGGGCAGCTGATCGGCGATCTCAACCTCGAATACCTCAGCGCCGAACACCGCTGCGGCGAGATCGGTTTCGTGTTCCACCCGGACCACCACGGGAAGGGCCTCGCCCGGGAAGCCGCCCGCGAACTGCTCCGGCTCGGCTTCGAGGACCTGGGGCTGCACCGGGTCATCGGCCGCTGCGACGGGCGGAACACCGCGTCCGCGACGTTGATGGAGCGCCTCGGAATGCGGCAGGAGGCGCATCTGCGGGAGAACGAGATCGTCAAGGGCGTGTGGACCGACGAACTGGTCTACGCCATGCTCGAGGACGAGTGGAAGGCCGCGGCGGCGAGGGCTGAGTGA